In a single window of the Gloeocapsa sp. DLM2.Bin57 genome:
- a CDS encoding sodium:glutamate symporter — protein sequence MFSLINVLFAFITIAILILVGRFLKQKIKLFQKLYLPESIIAGTIALLLGPGVAGAIAVGLGVATDDYLAGGLFPEATRTVWSQSPGVFINIVFAALFLGEIIPKPKEIWRKTSPQVAFGQTLAWGQYALPILVTLVILIPIFDVDPIVASLVEISFEGGHGTAAGMADTFTRLDFPDGGDLSLGLATVGIVTGVIAGTMLADWGRRNNYIAETPTEVTTGDAQFQPTAHPESDRVLTRRYRLMRNLLIDPLSLNFGFTALAVLIGWLLLELLRIVESLTWGQTGFELAEAIPLFPMALIGGIIVQLVTKRLDLDSLIIRNLQERIAGVALDIVVVTALASIRLEVLGANLPVFLILSVVGIVWNILAFIYLAPRILPSYWFERGIGDMGQSMGVTATGILLIKMVDPHNRTGAFESFAYKQLFFEPIVGGGLFTAAAPTLIRQFGLIPVLLLTTGLLAFWLIFGFWNYKVIKKQMIAELDEDREREPLL from the coding sequence CAGAATCCATTATAGCAGGGACGATCGCCTTATTATTAGGACCAGGGGTAGCAGGAGCGATCGCTGTTGGATTAGGAGTAGCTACAGATGACTATTTAGCGGGGGGATTATTTCCCGAAGCGACACGCACTGTGTGGTCTCAATCTCCTGGGGTATTTATTAATATAGTCTTTGCAGCTTTATTTCTCGGGGAAATCATCCCAAAACCTAAAGAAATTTGGCGCAAAACTTCTCCCCAGGTGGCTTTTGGTCAGACCTTAGCTTGGGGACAATACGCTTTACCTATACTAGTAACCCTAGTGATTTTGATTCCCATTTTCGATGTAGATCCCATAGTAGCTTCTTTAGTAGAGATTAGCTTTGAAGGGGGACATGGAACAGCTGCGGGAATGGCGGATACTTTTACGAGATTAGATTTTCCCGACGGTGGAGATTTATCCCTAGGATTAGCCACAGTAGGTATCGTCACAGGGGTAATCGCGGGAACAATGTTAGCTGATTGGGGAAGACGTAACAATTATATAGCAGAAACACCAACAGAAGTCACCACAGGAGACGCGCAATTTCAACCCACCGCACATCCAGAAAGCGATCGCGTTTTAACCAGAAGATACCGTTTAATGCGTAACCTCTTAATCGATCCTCTCTCTTTAAACTTTGGGTTTACAGCTTTAGCGGTGCTGATTGGTTGGCTACTCTTAGAACTACTCAGAATAGTAGAATCCTTAACTTGGGGACAAACTGGGTTTGAATTAGCCGAAGCGATTCCCTTATTTCCTATGGCTTTAATCGGGGGGATTATTGTACAATTAGTCACGAAAAGACTGGATTTAGACTCCTTGATTATCAGAAACCTACAGGAAAGAATAGCAGGAGTTGCTCTAGACATAGTAGTAGTAACCGCTTTAGCATCGATTAGGTTAGAAGTTTTAGGGGCTAATTTACCAGTTTTTCTGATTCTCTCTGTCGTAGGGATTGTCTGGAACATTCTCGCTTTTATTTACCTAGCACCTAGAATTTTACCTAGTTATTGGTTTGAAAGAGGTATCGGTGATATGGGTCAATCTATGGGGGTTACAGCTACAGGGATTTTATTGATTAAAATGGTAGATCCTCATAATCGTACAGGTGCATTTGAAAGTTTTGCTTATAAACAGTTATTTTTTGAACCAATCGTAGGTGGGGGTTTATTTACCGCAGCTGCACCTACTTTGATTCGTCAGTTTGGTTTAATTCCTGTGTTGTTATTAACCACGGGTTTGTTAGCTTTTTGGTTAATCTTTGGTTTTTGGAACTATAAAGTAATTAAAAAGCAAATGATAGCTGAATTAGACGAGGACAGAGAAAGAGAACCATTATTGTAA